A region of the Triticum aestivum cultivar Chinese Spring unplaced genomic scaffold, IWGSC CS RefSeq v2.1 scaffold202414, whole genome shotgun sequence genome:
CTGTTCTTCGATGATCTCCTTCAGCTCTTCAGCAGAGGGTCCATACATAGGAATGTAGAAAGAATCAAATTTCTCCTTGGCGATGACACCCTGTCAACCATACCATAAGGTCAGGAGCTCAAATACTCAGCGTTCATGAGCGAATGATAGAATGCTAtgctggagaagaagaaaaaataatgaTGTACCTTTGAGGCGATAACACCTAGAATCTGAGCTGCGGTTTCCCAGATGTGAAAGAAATTGGAGGCGATTACATCAGAACACCTCCCTACAAGGGAAAGAACCATTCGGCCTCCTGGAACCAATTCTTTGTCTCTCAGCTTCAGGAAGAGGGTAAAGTCTTTCCTGAACTGCCGCGCATAAGCCTTACGGACCATACGGAGCCTTTCATGCCTAGCATGTTCATCCGTGTCGTACGCAGGGATATGGTTCCTCGACAAATCTTCAGGAGCCTGTAAAGATAAGGTGTTGCTTACAAAATCGACAAGTAATGCAATGGATAAATCCATTGATGAGTGGATGGGTGATAGGTCCACACCTTTGAGAGCAAATGCAAGTTGTTGGATGAGCATATAAGATGCATGGAGTCACTAGTGAAGAGCCTCTCGTAAAACGACCCTGGTGTGACACCAGTCACAAGAACAAACTTGTTGTTGCTTTGACGGAGCGTGACCAGGCTCTTCACAACCATATTGAAGTCATTGTGAGGAAGGTCATTGAGGAGCACAGACACTTCTGGTGGTGGATGCTGGAACTGAAGGGAGTGGCTCATGATGGCCTCGACGGCAGTCGATACCAGTGTTAGCGCATTTGGGCCAGAAGAACAGCCCAAGTCGGCGATCACCATCTTTCCGGGGAACAAGGTGCCGTTGTTGCCGCAAAAGTCACCAATGGCTGCGTCTATCAGGGGCTTCATCCTGTTCTGCTGAGCGTTCTGCAATTGATTTCTACTTCTTCAGAAAGCTACAATATTCTTTTAGCTAAATGTCGtgc
Encoded here:
- the LOC123176776 gene encoding probable jasmonic acid carboxyl methyltransferase 2, translating into MEVIQTMQDDGNSIGVAAAIYEECGFLARNFSSISFVHCPRESKKNAQQNRMKPLIDAAIGDFCGNNGTLFPGKMVIADLGCSSGPNALTLVSTAVEAIMSHSLQFQHPPPEVSVLLNDLPHNDFNMVVKSLVTLRQSNNKFVLVTGVTPGSFYERLFTSDSMHLICSSNNLHLLSKAPEDLSRNHIPAYDTDEHARHERLRMVRKAYARQFRKDFTLFLKLRDKELVPGGRMVLSLVGRCSDVIASNFFHIWETAAQILGVIASKGVIAKEKFDSFYIPMYGPSAEELKEIIE